Proteins from a genomic interval of Paracoccus methylovorus:
- a CDS encoding FGGY family carbohydrate kinase → MAPVLLCLDSGTTSVKAAAFDGQGRLLAGAERPNGALHRDGLRVEQDMDLTRAEALAVLRDCAAQVAGNVAGLIVTGQGDGLWPVDVAGRPVGRALTWLDGRARGLVADMAPALDAVQAATGSRPTAAAASLQLLWLQRNDPARHARIAHALRLKEWLFLSLTGRALAEPTALLPVWGDWRSGALTPVVAESLGLSRGTELLPELSPVGAARAGLSEEAAQATGLPQGLPVLLGPGDVQATLIGLGLGSRQGVTRASIFGTSAIHACLLDDPAAMSQAPAGAMIQQFTLGPGYLCFHPCFNGATLLQHLSRRFADLPAAPAPDYSALILHPFLEPGGERAPWTDPHASGALFGLGAATTPGQIAWAGREALAFVTRASHAMMGAPDGALSLGGGLAGDGHFAQFLATLTGCTVQRSPGSHAGLRGLAAVGARFLLDAPDPAVWIGNPEQSLAPEPGPVAAYAERKYRLFTALLEASAPFWEPLSNLRAEAERLMETP, encoded by the coding sequence ATGGCTCCGGTGCTTCTCTGCCTCGATTCCGGCACCACTTCTGTCAAGGCGGCGGCCTTCGACGGACAGGGTCGCCTGTTGGCCGGGGCCGAGCGTCCGAACGGTGCCCTGCACCGCGACGGGCTGCGGGTCGAACAGGACATGGACCTGACCCGCGCCGAGGCTCTGGCTGTGCTGCGCGATTGCGCGGCGCAGGTTGCGGGAAACGTGGCGGGGTTGATCGTCACCGGACAGGGCGATGGTCTTTGGCCGGTGGATGTTGCCGGCCGTCCGGTCGGGCGGGCACTGACATGGCTGGACGGGCGCGCGCGCGGGCTGGTGGCAGACATGGCGCCGGCGCTTGACGCGGTGCAGGCGGCGACCGGATCGCGACCGACCGCCGCCGCGGCCAGCCTGCAACTTTTGTGGCTGCAACGGAACGACCCTGCCCGCCACGCCCGGATCGCCCATGCCCTGCGGTTAAAGGAATGGCTGTTCCTGTCGCTGACCGGTCGCGCGCTGGCCGAGCCGACCGCACTGTTGCCGGTCTGGGGCGACTGGCGCAGCGGCGCGCTGACGCCGGTAGTGGCGGAAAGTCTTGGCCTGTCGCGTGGCACCGAGCTATTGCCCGAACTTTCCCCGGTGGGCGCGGCGCGCGCCGGCCTGTCGGAGGAGGCTGCCCAAGCGACCGGCCTGCCGCAGGGTCTGCCGGTGCTGCTGGGACCGGGCGATGTTCAGGCCACGCTGATCGGCCTTGGTCTTGGCAGTCGGCAGGGCGTGACCCGTGCCTCGATCTTCGGCACCAGCGCGATCCACGCCTGCTTGCTGGACGATCCGGCGGCCATGTCGCAGGCCCCAGCCGGCGCAATGATCCAGCAATTCACGCTGGGACCCGGCTATCTGTGCTTTCACCCGTGTTTCAACGGCGCCACGCTGCTGCAGCATCTGTCGCGCCGCTTTGCCGACCTGCCCGCCGCGCCTGCGCCGGACTACTCGGCCCTGATCCTGCACCCCTTCCTTGAGCCCGGCGGCGAGCGCGCGCCCTGGACCGATCCCCATGCCAGCGGCGCCCTGTTCGGACTTGGCGCCGCAACCACGCCGGGGCAGATCGCCTGGGCGGGACGCGAGGCGCTGGCCTTCGTCACCCGAGCCAGCCATGCAATGATGGGGGCGCCGGATGGCGCGTTGTCATTGGGCGGCGGGCTGGCGGGCGACGGGCATTTCGCCCAATTCCTGGCGACGCTGACCGGTTGCACGGTGCAGCGCAGCCCCGGTTCTCATGCCGGGCTGCGCGGGCTTGCCGCCGTCGGGGCACGTTTCCTGCTGGATGCGCCGGACCCCGCCGTCTGGATCGGCAACCCCGAGCAAAGCCTTGCGCCCGAACCCGGTCCCGTCGCAGCTTATGCCGAACGCAAATACCGCCTCTTTACCGCGCTGCTGGAAGCCTCGGCCCCGTTCTGGGAACCGCTTTCCAACCTGCGTGCCGAGGCCGAACGACTGATGGAGACCCCATGA
- a CDS encoding L-fuculose-phosphate aldolase, with amino-acid sequence MTEEERALRSELIEACRSMNRLGINKGTSGNISVRHGDGFLISPTGIPYDKLQPEHVVAMNWDATYEGEVQPSSEWRFHRDILQARPDLNAVVHTHSTHATALSILGRDIPAIHYVIAAAGGNSVRCAPYELFGTQELADRVVTALEGRRACLMAHHGVIAAHANIARALALAVTVEELARQYLLCLPLGEPPVLSDEQIAEVLVKFKTYGQQSSAALEGLRQAS; translated from the coding sequence ATGACCGAAGAAGAACGCGCCCTGCGCTCCGAACTGATCGAAGCCTGCCGCAGCATGAACCGGCTGGGCATCAACAAGGGCACCTCGGGCAATATCAGCGTCCGTCATGGCGACGGCTTCCTGATCTCACCCACCGGGATTCCCTATGACAAGCTGCAACCGGAACATGTCGTGGCGATGAACTGGGACGCGACCTATGAAGGCGAGGTCCAGCCCTCGTCCGAATGGCGTTTTCACCGCGACATCCTGCAAGCCCGGCCCGACCTGAACGCCGTAGTCCATACCCATTCGACCCATGCCACGGCGCTGTCGATCCTGGGTCGCGACATTCCCGCGATCCATTACGTCATCGCCGCTGCTGGCGGCAACTCTGTCCGCTGCGCACCCTATGAGCTGTTCGGCACCCAGGAACTGGCCGACCGCGTGGTCACCGCACTGGAAGGTCGCCGGGCCTGCCTGATGGCGCATCATGGCGTCATCGCTGCCCATGCCAATATCGCCCGCGCCCTGGCGCTGGCCGTCACGGTCGAGGAGCTGGCCAGGCAATATCTGCTGTGCCTGCCTTTGGGCGAGCCCCCGGTTCTCTCGGACGAGCAGATCGCCGAGGTTCTGGTCAAGTTCAAGACCTACGGCCAGCAAAGCAGTGCTGCGCTGGAAGGGCTGCGACAGGCATCCTGA
- a CDS encoding 2-hydroxyacid dehydrogenase: MTDSLTIGIIGDGFMQPGFFETALREKLPDRNLDIRSMEIDWPLRLKSTKYDPTLPVGEFVGRPEEYFDFLRDLDILITHLAPITAQSLDHAPGLKAIGVSRGGPVNIEMAAARARGIPVVNTPGRNASAVAEFTVASLLAETRNLIRGHMTVASGEFGREFYHYANTGPELCELTVGIVGYGDIGTRVARLLQPFGCRILIYDPFKELTAEEKAAGFEKADLDDLMARADVVTLHPRVTPETKGMISRERIAMMKPGGYIVNTTRGQVLDYAALYDALVSGQLKGAALDTFEPEPPPADWPLLKLPNVTLSPHIAGASRYSAIKAATMLAHDIALIVDGRPPLHPCK; encoded by the coding sequence ATGACGGACAGCCTGACCATCGGTATTATCGGCGACGGCTTCATGCAGCCCGGTTTCTTTGAAACTGCGCTGCGCGAGAAACTGCCGGATCGCAACCTCGACATCCGCAGCATGGAGATCGACTGGCCGCTGCGGCTGAAGTCCACCAAATACGACCCGACCCTGCCCGTCGGCGAATTCGTCGGCCGGCCCGAGGAATATTTCGACTTCCTGCGCGATCTGGACATCCTGATCACCCATCTGGCACCGATCACCGCCCAAAGTCTGGACCATGCGCCCGGGCTGAAGGCCATCGGGGTCTCTCGCGGCGGGCCGGTGAATATCGAAATGGCGGCGGCCCGTGCACGCGGCATCCCGGTGGTGAATACGCCCGGCCGCAATGCCTCGGCGGTGGCAGAGTTCACCGTGGCCTCGCTGTTGGCCGAAACCCGCAACCTGATCCGCGGCCACATGACCGTGGCCAGCGGCGAGTTCGGGCGCGAGTTCTATCACTATGCCAATACCGGCCCCGAGCTTTGCGAACTGACCGTGGGCATCGTCGGCTATGGCGACATCGGCACAAGGGTCGCGCGGCTGCTGCAACCCTTTGGCTGCCGCATCCTGATCTATGACCCGTTCAAGGAACTGACCGCCGAGGAAAAGGCCGCCGGTTTCGAAAAGGCTGATCTGGACGACCTGATGGCCCGCGCCGACGTGGTGACGCTGCACCCCCGCGTCACGCCGGAAACCAAGGGCATGATCTCGCGCGAGCGGATCGCGATGATGAAGCCGGGCGGCTATATCGTGAACACCACGCGCGGGCAGGTTCTGGACTATGCGGCGCTTTATGACGCGCTGGTTTCGGGACAGCTCAAGGGCGCGGCGCTGGATACGTTCGAACCCGAGCCGCCGCCCGCCGACTGGCCGTTGCTGAAACTGCCCAATGTCACGCTTTCGCCGCATATCGCCGGCGCCTCGCGCTATTCCGCGATCAAGGCCGCCACCATGCTTGCCCACGACATCGCGCTGATCGTCGACGGCCGGCCACCGCTCCACCCCTGCAAATGA
- a CDS encoding CaiB/BaiF CoA transferase family protein, whose translation MINTGSLANLKIVDASRVLGGPYAGQILADHGADVIKLEPPAGDETRGWGPPFLGDAASYFLGLNRNKRGIAVDLSQEMGRELLLTLLEDADVLIENFKTGTMERWGLGHDELARRFPRLIHCRVSGFGSDGPRGGLPGYDAAIQALCGIMSVNGEQGGQPLRVGLPVVDMVTGLNAALGILMALNERATSGKGQFVEASLYDCGVSLLHPHLPNYYLSGKVAGPSGNAHPNICPYDTFTTGTEPIFLAVGNNRQFATLCTMIDRPDLPGDPRFASNSQRNINRDALKEQLEAALAPFDCADLSERLIKAGVPCGAVRSIDQVIADPHTIHREMVVDIGEYRGTGSPIKLSRTPASYRRAPPAFAQHSAEVMAERALDPDSYRDVLPGLDPEPQAKRKA comes from the coding sequence CCGATCATGGCGCAGACGTGATCAAGCTGGAGCCCCCGGCAGGCGACGAGACGCGCGGCTGGGGCCCGCCCTTTCTGGGGGATGCGGCCAGCTATTTCCTTGGCCTGAACCGCAACAAGCGCGGCATCGCCGTGGACCTGTCGCAAGAGATGGGGCGCGAGTTGCTGCTGACGCTGCTGGAAGACGCCGATGTGCTGATCGAGAACTTCAAGACCGGCACCATGGAGCGCTGGGGCCTTGGGCACGATGAATTGGCGCGCCGCTTTCCCCGGCTGATCCATTGCCGGGTCTCGGGCTTCGGTTCGGACGGACCCAGGGGCGGGCTGCCGGGATACGACGCCGCCATCCAGGCCCTTTGCGGCATCATGAGCGTGAACGGCGAACAGGGCGGCCAGCCCCTGCGCGTCGGCCTGCCGGTGGTGGACATGGTGACGGGCCTGAATGCCGCGCTGGGTATCCTGATGGCGTTGAACGAACGCGCGACCAGTGGCAAGGGCCAGTTCGTCGAGGCCAGCCTTTACGACTGCGGCGTCTCGCTGCTGCATCCGCATCTGCCGAATTACTATCTGTCGGGCAAGGTGGCCGGGCCTTCGGGCAACGCGCATCCCAACATCTGCCCCTATGACACTTTCACCACCGGGACCGAACCGATCTTTCTGGCCGTGGGAAACAACCGACAATTCGCCACGCTTTGCACCATGATCGACCGCCCCGACCTGCCCGGCGATCCGCGTTTCGCCAGCAACAGCCAGCGCAACATCAATCGCGACGCGCTGAAAGAGCAGTTGGAGGCGGCGCTGGCACCCTTTGATTGCGCCGATCTGTCGGAACGGCTGATCAAGGCCGGCGTGCCCTGCGGTGCGGTGCGCAGCATCGATCAGGTGATTGCCGATCCGCACACGATCCACCGCGAGATGGTGGTGGACATCGGCGAATATCGGGGCACTGGCAGTCCGATCAAGCTGTCCCGCACCCCTGCCAGCTATCGCCGCGCGCCCCCCGCCTTTGCCCAGCACAGCGCCGAGGTCATGGCCGAACGCGCTCTGGACCCCGACAGCTATCGCGACGTGCTGCCGGGCCTTGATCCCGAACCGCAAGCCAAGAGAAAAGCATGA